The sequence AGACGACATGGTCATCGCCGCGTTGAACGCTCCGCGGCAGACCGTGGTGTCCGGTGCTGCCGCCGCGGTCATGGACGCCGCGGCGCGGGCCCGCGCTGCGGGCTTCGCCGTGACGCTGCTGCCGGTGGCCCATGCATTTCATTCGCCACTCGTCGCAGGGGCAGTATCCGGTCTCGCGGAGAGCCTCGCGCGTGAGACCCTGCGGCCGCTCCGCAGAGCGGTCATCTCGACCGTCACCGGGTCGCGGCTCGCGGCCGAGGAAGACCTGCGCGCGCTGCTGTGCCGGCAGATCACGGCGCCGGTCCGGTTCGCGGACGCCGTGGCCTGCGCGCCGGACATCGACCTCTGGCTCGAGGTGGGTCCCGGACAGGCATTGCGCGGACTGGTGCGCGAGTCGACCGAGGGCCCCGTCGTGGCTCTCGACGCTGGCGGCGATTCGCTTGGCGGAATTCTCCGCGCGGCCGGCGCCGTCTTCGCCCTCGGCGTCCCGATCCGTCAAGAGAGGTTGTTCGGCGACCGTTTCGCCCGGCCGTTCGAGGTCGACACGACCCCGCGATTCCTGGAAAACCCCTGCGAGAGCGCCGCAGGACCATTCGACCAGCCGCCGGCGGTACTGACCGCCGAGGCGCCACACCGAGCGCCGTCCGAATTCGCGGCCTCCGACTCGGCGACCGACGTCCTCACCCTCGTGCGGCGCCTGGTGGCGGAGCGCGTGTCGCTCCCGCTTGAAGTGGTGAAAGATGGCGATCGTATGCTCACCGACCTTCATCTCAACTCCATCGGCGTCGGACAACTCGTGGTCGATGCGGCCCGACATCTGGCCGTGCCGCCGCCGCCTGCCCCGACCGATTTCGCCAACCTGTCCGTCGCCGAGATTGCGCAGGCACTCGAGGAGGCCGCGCGACTCGGCGGCGCCGCGTCGAATGAGGAGGGCGGCGCGCCGCCCGGCGTCGACCGGTGGGTTCGGCCATTTGTGGTCGGTCTCGACGACGCACCGCTCCCGCCGCCCGCGCCGTCCGGGGGCGGCGGTGCATGGCGTGTGATCGCGCCGCCGGGCCACGCCCTTGCGGCGGAGCTCACCGAGGTCCTTCGGGGCTGTGGGGAAGGAGGGACCGCGGTCTGCCTGCCGCCCGAGGACGATGACAGCTGCGTTGCGCTGCTGTTGGAAGGGGCCCGCGCAGCGTTGCATGCTAGCGCCGGGTCGCGATTTGTGCTCGTTCAGCATGACCGCACCGCCGCGTCGGTTGCCAAGACGCTCCACTTGGAAGCGCCAGCGCTGACGACGTGCGTCGTGACGGTGCCGCGAGATCATCCCCAGGCGGCCGGCTGGATTCGCGCCGAAGCCGCCGCCGCGGTCGGCTACGTCGAAGCCTGCTATGACTCGACCGGGCGGCGCCGCACGCCCGTCCTAAACCCGCTGACGTTGTCCACCGCCGCGGTGCCGGATGGAGAACTCGCGGACCGCGACGTGCTGTTGGTGACCGGCGGAGGCCGCGGAATCGGTTTCGAGTGCGCGCTCGGGCTCGCGGAAAACACCAGTCTCCGGCTGGTTCTGCTTGGCCGCTCCGATCCGATCACCGAGCCGGAGTTGGCGGCGAACCTGGAACGTCTGCGGGCCGCCGGGGTACCGTTTCGCTATCTCGCGGCCGACATCACAGATGCCGACGCCGTACGCGCGGCCGTGCGCGAAGCGGAAGGGACGCTAGGTCCCATCACCGCCGTCCTCCACGCGGCCGGCACCAACGTTCCCCAACTCCTCGCCACGCTCACCATCGAGGAAGTTCGCGGGGCGCTGGCGCCCAAACTGGACGGGCTCCGGAACGTCCTCGCGTCATTAAACGAAGACCGGTTACGGTTGCTCATCGCGTTTGGCTCGGCGATCGCCGAAACGGGGTTGGCCGGTGAGGCGCACTATGCGGTCGCCAACGAATGGCTGACACACCTGACGGGTGAATTTCAAGCTGCGCACCCGACGTGCCGCTGTCTCGTCGTCGAGTGGTCGGTCTGGTCGGACGTAGGCATGGGTGCGCGTCTGGGGCGCATCGGCGCGCTCGAGCGCGCCGGGATTGCGCCGATCGCGCCGGCGGCGGGCGTGGACATCCTGCGTCAGTTGATCGCGCAGCCCAGCCTGCCGTCCGCCGTTGTGGTCGGCGGCCGGCTGGGAACGCCGCCGACGTTGCGCATGGCCGCGTCACCGATCCCGCTGTGGCGGTTCCTCGAGCAACCGAGAGTCCACTACGCCGGCGTGGAACTGGTCGCGGATGCCGAACTGTCCACGCTGACGGATCCCTATCTCGACGATCATATCTTCGGCGACGACCGCGTGTTCCCGGCCGTGATGGCGTTGGAGGCGATGGCGCAGGCGGCCGTCACCCTTGCGGGCTCGGGCTCCCCGGCGAGTATCGACGGCATCTCGTTTGATCGTCCGATCGTCGTCCCCGCCCGCGACCGCGTCACCGTCCGGGTGGCGGCGCTGGTGCGCGAACCGGGATGCATCGAGGTGGTGCTCCGCAGCAGCACCACCGCCTTCCGGGTGGATCACGTCCGTGCCGTCTGCCGCATTGGACCAATGCAGACCATCCCGCCGGCCGCGCCTGCCTGTCGCCCGGCGCCACCCGGCAGAGTCCCGCTTGACCCGGCGACTGACCTCTACGGCGACCTGCTCTTTCACACGGGCCGTTTCCGGCGAGTCGCCGGATATCGCCGGCTGCGCACGACGGAGTGCGTCGCGCAACTCGCTTCGGTTGACCCGACGCCGTGGTTTGGACACTACTTGCCGCAACATCTGGTGCTCGCCGACCCTGCCGGTCGGGACGCCGCCGTGCACGCCGTGCAGGCATGCGTGCCCGCCGAGGCGCTGCTCCCAATTGGCGCCGCGCGATTCGTGCCGGGCGAGCTTCCCAAGGGCCCGCGATTCGCGCACGCGAGGGAGCGGCACCGCGCCGGCGATCTATTCGTGTACGACGTGGACGTAAGCGACGCGGACGGCCGGGTCTGCGAGCGGTGGGAAGGACTTCAGTTCCGCCGCATGCACCCGCAGAAACCTCGCCAGGGATGGCCTCCTGCGCTGTTGGGTCCCTGCGTCGAGCGCCACATCCGGGATGTCCTGGCGCCGGGCTCAACCGTGTCGGTGGTGATCAGACGCGAGTGCGATCCCCGCCGCTCGCGCGGCGATCAGGTGCTCCGGTTCCTGTTAGGGGACCACGCGCGGATCGTTCGCCGCCTCAACGGGAAACCCGATGTCGCCGGCGCCGGACGCACCGGCGTGTCCGCCGCGCATGCCGGGGCGCTCGTGATGGGTGCCGCTGCCTCGGGCCCCGTGGGGTGCGATCTCGAGCCGGTCACCGACCGGCGATCGGTCATGTGGCGTGGGCTCCTCGGCGCCGACTACGTGCTGACCGGCTTGGTGACGCGGGAAACTGGGGAATGCGAAGCGGAGACAGCGACCCGTCTGTGGAGCATCCGCGAGAGCCTCACGAAAGTCGGCGTTTCACCAACGGTGCCGATGCGGTTCGTCGCGGCGTCCAACGACGGCTGGGCGCACTTCGCCGCAGGCTCGTTTTGTTGTGCCTCCTACATCGCCGACATCAAGGACATCCAAGGCCGGGTGGCACTGGCCGTTACCGTGCCCGCACCCGGCGACCCGAGCCAAAGCCGGCACCGCGCGGCGGTTCCGGCCGGCGACCGCCCGGGCAGCAGGTCCCCCTCGGAAGACGCGGCGATCGGAGGCGGCGGCCGTGCGCGCGTATGAATATCGGCACGTCATCGGGTTCGAGGAGACCAACGTTGTCGGCAACGTCTACTACGTCAACCATCTCCGGTGGCAGGGCCGTTGCCGCGAGCTGTTCCTCCGCGACCATGCGCCGAGCGTGCTCACGGAGTTGGCCCGTGGGCTTCGCTTAGTTACGGTGCGCTGCTCGTGCGATTACCTCGCGGAGCTGTCCGCGCTGGACGAAGTCGCGGTGCGGATGTTTCTTGGATCGATCATGCAAAGCCGGATAACGTTGAGCTTCGAATACTGGCGGCGCGGGCGCGACGGCGAGCAGCTCGTCGGGCGCGGGGAACAGCAGGTCGCCTGTCTGCGCCGTGACGGCGACCAGTGGGTGGCCGCGATGATTCCGGACGATCTGCGGGACGCGTTGCGCCCGTACGCCGGGGGTTAGCCGCGTGCGCGGACGCAGCGTGCAGGAGAGAGGAGGGCCACCGTGACGGCTATAGCTGGTCCTGCGTCTTATCCCACTGAGCGCCCGGTAACGGCCGTGGGCGATACCGGCCAGCGACCGCCCCGGCGTCCCGGGACCGTCGACGATCACCGCGACGCGGTGGAGCGAGTTATCCACGCAATGCGGGAGCGGCTCGACGAACCGTTGTCCCTGCGCGACCTGTCTGAGATCGCGTTGTTTAGTCCGTATCACTTCGACCGGATGTTCCGCGACGTCACCGGCATATCGCCGTTTCGCTTTCTTGCCGCGCTCCGCATGGAGGCCGCCAAACGGCTGCTGCTGACAACGCAGCTGCGCGTGACCGACGTCTGTTACGAGGTCGGATACAATAGTCTCGGCACCTTCACCGCGAACTTCACGCAACTGGTGGGATTGCCTCCCCGCAGCCTGCGCCATCTCCGTCTCCTCCTGGGTGAGACATCGGTTTCCACAGTCGTCGCGGACTCTCACCGGCCTGCGCGCGCCTCGTCCGCTTCGCCCGGGGGCATCAGCGGCACCGTTACGGCACCCTCCGAGTTCACGGGATCCGTATTCGTCGGGGCTTTTCGGACGCCAATCCCCCAGACTCGGCCGGTCAGGTGCGCGCTGCTCGAGGCACCCGGGCCGTACGAAATGCCGTCAATGCCCGACGGTTCGTACCACATATTTGCTCTTGGATCGCCCGCGTTCGAAAGTCTCAGCGCGATGCTCATGCCCGAGGCGGCGACATTATGGGTCGGCGCCGCGTCTCAGGGCCTGACGGCGCACAACGGCCGGGCCGATGCCCCGGGGCGAATCGAACTACGTGCTTGGAAGGCGACCGATCCGCCGATGCTGGTCGCGCTGCCGGCCCTTCTGGTCGAGCGGCGCGCGCGCACGACATGATTACATCGTCCGGTGATATCGACCCCGGAAAGGCGACGCGCGTGGAGCCCGCGATCTGGAACACCCTCGACGTCCTCAACGGACCGCGGCACCGCGAAGCCTTGCTGGTCTTCCTGACCCTGGTCCTCTCGCACTGGGTCGAGCACATCGTTCAGGCGGTGCAGATTTTCGTCCTCGGCTGGCCACGATACCAGGCGCTGGGGGCGCTGGGGCTGCTGTTCCCGTGGCTCGTGGGGTCGGAGACGCTCCACTATTGGTACGCGCTCGTCACGTTGGTCGGGCTGATCGCGCTGCGTCCGGCATTCGGCGGACCGGCCCGCGGGTGGTGGGACGCGGCGATCGCAATTCAGATATGGCATCATGCCGAGCATGCGCTGCTGCTCGGGCAGGTGCTGATCGGGCGGA is a genomic window of bacterium containing:
- a CDS encoding type I polyketide synthase gives rise to the protein MKPSIAIVGMACRYPDARTPQELWENVLAQRQAFRRIPPQRLRLEDYLAQDRAAADTTYSTEAAVLEGYEFDRVRFRVSADAFRAADMTHWLALDVAVQALADAGFPGGAGLPRDTTGVVLGNTLTGDGSRANALRLRWPFVRRTVEASLAAEDWPTDRQQAFLSDLEARFKAPFPAPNEETLAGNLSNTIAGRICNYLDLKGGGYATDGACASSLLAVTQACAALEAGDLNVAIAGGVDISLDPFELVGFARTGALAANEMRVYDTRPTGFLPGEGCGFVVLMRSADANAQARRVYAEVRGWGISSDGHGGITRPEMAGQRLALRRAYDRAGFGIDTVAYFEGHGTGTAVGDNTEILTLSTCLAEAGASRPAALGTVKANIGHTKAAAGIAGLLKSTMAVWTQVVPPVTGCRNPHQALTARSGVLRVPDEGVRWPSDQPLRSGVSAMGFGGINVHVAIEAATPARRGALTSDEQTLLSSAQDAELFLLGGRSIGELRAQLDQIRRRAASLSRAEMTDLAAALARQIRTPVARAAVVASTPAEFGTRLETLHQWTGVDARTRLDPTDGVFFATGLTAPRIAFLFPGQGSPVRRDGGALGRRFRWLDDAYAHAPWLRHDGEFPQAMVQSAIVMASLIAIDALDSLGIGAAVAIGHSLGELTALHWAGALDREALLRVVAARGAAMTALKGPHGAMASIAAGPEEVRGLLNGDDMVIAALNAPRQTVVSGAAAAVMDAAARARAAGFAVTLLPVAHAFHSPLVAGAVSGLAESLARETLRPLRRAVISTVTGSRLAAEEDLRALLCRQITAPVRFADAVACAPDIDLWLEVGPGQALRGLVRESTEGPVVALDAGGDSLGGILRAAGAVFALGVPIRQERLFGDRFARPFEVDTTPRFLENPCESAAGPFDQPPAVLTAEAPHRAPSEFAASDSATDVLTLVRRLVAERVSLPLEVVKDGDRMLTDLHLNSIGVGQLVVDAARHLAVPPPPAPTDFANLSVAEIAQALEEAARLGGAASNEEGGAPPGVDRWVRPFVVGLDDAPLPPPAPSGGGGAWRVIAPPGHALAAELTEVLRGCGEGGTAVCLPPEDDDSCVALLLEGARAALHASAGSRFVLVQHDRTAASVAKTLHLEAPALTTCVVTVPRDHPQAAGWIRAEAAAAVGYVEACYDSTGRRRTPVLNPLTLSTAAVPDGELADRDVLLVTGGGRGIGFECALGLAENTSLRLVLLGRSDPITEPELAANLERLRAAGVPFRYLAADITDADAVRAAVREAEGTLGPITAVLHAAGTNVPQLLATLTIEEVRGALAPKLDGLRNVLASLNEDRLRLLIAFGSAIAETGLAGEAHYAVANEWLTHLTGEFQAAHPTCRCLVVEWSVWSDVGMGARLGRIGALERAGIAPIAPAAGVDILRQLIAQPSLPSAVVVGGRLGTPPTLRMAASPIPLWRFLEQPRVHYAGVELVADAELSTLTDPYLDDHIFGDDRVFPAVMALEAMAQAAVTLAGSGSPASIDGISFDRPIVVPARDRVTVRVAALVREPGCIEVVLRSSTTAFRVDHVRAVCRIGPMQTIPPAAPACRPAPPGRVPLDPATDLYGDLLFHTGRFRRVAGYRRLRTTECVAQLASVDPTPWFGHYLPQHLVLADPAGRDAAVHAVQACVPAEALLPIGAARFVPGELPKGPRFAHARERHRAGDLFVYDVDVSDADGRVCERWEGLQFRRMHPQKPRQGWPPALLGPCVERHIRDVLAPGSTVSVVIRRECDPRRSRGDQVLRFLLGDHARIVRRLNGKPDVAGAGRTGVSAAHAGALVMGAAASGPVGCDLEPVTDRRSVMWRGLLGADYVLTGLVTRETGECEAETATRLWSIRESLTKVGVSPTVPMRFVAASNDGWAHFAAGSFCCASYIADIKDIQGRVALAVTVPAPGDPSQSRHRAAVPAGDRPGSRSPSEDAAIGGGGRARV
- a CDS encoding acyl-CoA thioesterase, which codes for MRAYEYRHVIGFEETNVVGNVYYVNHLRWQGRCRELFLRDHAPSVLTELARGLRLVTVRCSCDYLAELSALDEVAVRMFLGSIMQSRITLSFEYWRRGRDGEQLVGRGEQQVACLRRDGDQWVAAMIPDDLRDALRPYAGG
- a CDS encoding helix-turn-helix transcriptional regulator — encoded protein: MRERLDEPLSLRDLSEIALFSPYHFDRMFRDVTGISPFRFLAALRMEAAKRLLLTTQLRVTDVCYEVGYNSLGTFTANFTQLVGLPPRSLRHLRLLLGETSVSTVVADSHRPARASSASPGGISGTVTAPSEFTGSVFVGAFRTPIPQTRPVRCALLEAPGPYEMPSMPDGSYHIFALGSPAFESLSAMLMPEAATLWVGAASQGLTAHNGRADAPGRIELRAWKATDPPMLVALPALLVERRARTT